In Saccharothrix violaceirubra, the following are encoded in one genomic region:
- the murJ gene encoding murein biosynthesis integral membrane protein MurJ encodes MSETVTQENRSDAAPSVARASGSMAIATVVSRASGLLSKLLLVTLLGATALNDSYQVATTLPTMINELLLGGVLTSVAIPLLVRAEKEDGDGGESYAQWMVTMSAVLLGIGTVVAIIAAPLLTSLFVSSSDKANPELVTAFAYLVLPGIVFYGLSALLGAILNTRDIFGLPTWAPVLNNVVMIVVLGVYWVLPGEISLDPVRMGEPKLLVLGLGTMLGVAVQAAVMIPAMRRTGFRFRWRFGWDRRLAEFGGLALWVLLYVGLGFVSMVVLTRVATNDVGAITVYNYQWLVTQVPYGVLGVSLLTALMPKMSRAAAANDIGSLVGDLSFGNRMSSILLMPFAALLTVAGLPIGLAVFSHGESGIAGGTEIGVAMALSAFGLVPYAITLLQLRVFYAMKDARTPTLIQGVIVVIRIALLLLFLKISPTDKLAVAVSIAMSLSFVAGAVVGQVWLRLRLGRLRTGYTAWTICLTVVASAIGFAMAAGLAWLVTAALGLESVRTEAWIDLVVLTVVGLPLSFGLLAVFRVPEVKPAMDKVLRLVGRR; translated from the coding sequence TTGAGCGAGACAGTGACGCAGGAGAACAGATCGGACGCGGCGCCGTCCGTCGCGCGGGCCAGCGGTTCGATGGCCATCGCCACGGTGGTGAGCCGGGCGTCGGGTCTGCTGTCGAAGCTGTTGCTGGTCACGTTGCTCGGCGCGACCGCGTTGAACGACTCCTACCAGGTGGCGACCACGCTGCCGACGATGATCAACGAGCTGCTCCTCGGCGGCGTGCTGACCAGCGTGGCGATCCCGCTGCTCGTGCGCGCCGAGAAGGAGGACGGCGACGGCGGCGAGTCGTACGCGCAGTGGATGGTCACCATGTCGGCCGTGCTGCTGGGCATCGGCACGGTGGTCGCGATCATCGCCGCACCTCTGCTGACCTCGCTGTTCGTCAGCTCGTCCGACAAGGCCAACCCCGAACTGGTCACGGCGTTCGCGTACCTCGTGCTGCCGGGCATCGTGTTCTACGGCCTGTCGGCCCTGCTGGGCGCGATCCTCAACACCCGCGACATCTTCGGCCTGCCCACGTGGGCGCCGGTGCTCAACAACGTGGTCATGATCGTCGTGCTGGGCGTGTACTGGGTGCTGCCCGGCGAGATCTCGCTGGACCCGGTCCGCATGGGCGAACCGAAGCTGCTGGTCCTGGGCTTGGGCACGATGCTCGGCGTGGCCGTGCAGGCAGCCGTGATGATCCCGGCCATGCGCCGCACCGGTTTCCGGTTCCGCTGGCGCTTCGGCTGGGACCGGCGGCTGGCCGAGTTCGGCGGCCTGGCCTTGTGGGTCCTGCTCTACGTCGGCCTCGGGTTCGTGAGCATGGTCGTGCTGACGCGCGTCGCCACGAACGACGTGGGCGCGATCACCGTCTACAACTACCAGTGGCTGGTCACGCAGGTGCCTTACGGCGTGCTGGGCGTGTCGCTGCTGACCGCGTTGATGCCGAAGATGTCCCGCGCGGCAGCGGCGAACGACATCGGCTCGCTGGTCGGCGACCTGTCGTTCGGCAACCGGATGTCGTCGATCCTGCTGATGCCGTTCGCCGCGCTGCTCACCGTGGCCGGCCTGCCGATCGGCCTCGCGGTGTTCTCGCACGGCGAGTCGGGCATCGCGGGCGGCACGGAGATCGGCGTGGCGATGGCGTTGTCCGCATTCGGCCTGGTGCCCTACGCGATCACGCTGCTTCAGCTCCGCGTCTTCTACGCGATGAAGGACGCCCGGACACCGACGTTGATCCAGGGTGTCATCGTCGTGATCCGGATCGCGTTGTTGTTGCTGTTCCTGAAGATCTCGCCGACGGACAAGCTCGCGGTGGCCGTGTCGATCGCGATGTCGTTGAGCTTCGTCGCGGGCGCGGTGGTCGGCCAGGTGTGGCTGCGGCTGCGGTTGGGGCGGCTGCGCACCGGGTACACGGCGTGGACGATCTGCCTGACGGTGGTGGCGTCGGCGATCGGCTTCGCCATGGCGGCGGGGCTGGCGTGGCTGGTGACGGCCGCGCTGGGCCTGGAGTCGGTGCGGACGGAGGCGTGGATCGACCTGGTCGTCCTGACGGTCGTGGGCCTGCCACTGAGTTTCGGGCTCCTGGCGGTGTTCCGAGTGCCCGAGGTGAAACCGGCGATGGACAAGGTTCTCCGATTGGTGGGACGTCGATGA
- a CDS encoding DUF6049 family protein codes for MKRLLSALAVAGVLVVTGGPAAGAAPSEPGPLPIKPAPATQVWSTLDALTAQPGDQSQTWLRLDVEQLTPRVVTAGGPAEVTVSGKITNVGDRKISDIEFRLERGEPLKSEDEVRKALREPADAEFVQPEFTRIADELARDETREFSLTIPLRGTADTALRIDQPGIYPILANINGRPDFGGRARLAALSTLLPVVSVPGGQDAGPPATPAKITVLWPVADRPRLIRVGSDGQSLLTDDQLASSFAPGGRLYGLLKAYESAVTGPLAPAMCLAVDPDLLRTAIAMAGGYQVRGLGEGKGRTDADLWLRALRAAVAGRCVIALPDADADLVALTRAGLGDLTGLALGGGELVREALQVQPLPDLVWPEDGVVDEQTFTDLTTRGVRRLVLDQSAVGDAPGTNPVRLGEQGGGDAAAPTTAVRIDAMVSDALRGTAQTFGGDRPTPVSVQNALAALAYRTGFQGDGRNLVIAPPRRWSAPTGEITTFLDVTENLVASGFATPTGLATVLDGPAPEQIATLGYPVDAGVREVSPTITAAVGDSYREVVGMADAMRQVDAADTPVADLVDPLRLDLLRVVSGAWRGDESGARATLVSGMAEVDALRGQVTVTEPNSPILLGSGDSPIPVTIRNNLGVRVVVRIVLEDAPGIRAKEFPDQVLPAHGERFISVPVEVLRSGRFSLHLRLTTPGGVELGERARLEVSSSAYGTITLVITCLAAGLLVLLVSRRIYRRVRAVRAAAVLVPDDAEGVTPEKSSAS; via the coding sequence GTGAAACGGCTGCTGTCCGCGCTCGCGGTGGCCGGTGTCCTCGTCGTCACGGGCGGCCCGGCCGCCGGTGCCGCGCCGAGCGAACCGGGTCCGCTGCCGATCAAGCCCGCACCCGCGACCCAGGTCTGGTCGACACTGGACGCGCTGACCGCCCAGCCCGGCGACCAGTCCCAGACGTGGCTGCGGCTCGACGTCGAGCAGCTCACCCCGCGCGTGGTCACGGCCGGTGGTCCGGCCGAGGTCACGGTGTCCGGGAAGATCACCAACGTCGGCGACCGCAAGATCTCCGACATCGAGTTCCGCCTCGAGCGCGGCGAACCGCTCAAGAGCGAGGACGAGGTCCGCAAGGCGTTGCGCGAACCCGCCGACGCCGAGTTCGTCCAGCCCGAGTTCACCCGGATCGCCGACGAGCTGGCCCGCGACGAGACCCGCGAGTTCAGCCTCACGATCCCGCTGCGCGGCACGGCCGACACCGCCCTGCGGATCGACCAGCCGGGCATCTACCCGATCCTGGCCAACATCAACGGCCGGCCCGACTTCGGCGGCCGGGCCCGACTGGCCGCGCTGAGCACGCTGCTGCCGGTCGTCTCCGTGCCCGGCGGCCAGGACGCCGGACCGCCCGCCACGCCCGCGAAGATCACCGTGCTGTGGCCCGTGGCCGACCGGCCCCGCCTGATCCGGGTCGGGTCCGACGGGCAGTCGCTGCTCACCGACGACCAGCTCGCGTCCTCGTTCGCGCCGGGCGGCCGGCTGTACGGCCTGCTCAAGGCGTACGAGTCGGCGGTGACGGGCCCGCTCGCACCCGCGATGTGCCTGGCCGTCGACCCGGACCTGCTGCGCACGGCGATCGCGATGGCCGGCGGCTACCAGGTCCGCGGCCTCGGCGAGGGCAAGGGGCGGACCGACGCCGACCTGTGGTTGCGCGCGTTGCGCGCGGCCGTCGCGGGCCGCTGCGTGATCGCGTTGCCCGACGCGGACGCCGACCTGGTGGCGTTGACCCGCGCCGGCCTCGGCGACCTGACCGGGCTCGCCCTGGGCGGCGGCGAGCTGGTGCGCGAGGCGCTCCAGGTGCAGCCGCTGCCCGACCTGGTGTGGCCCGAGGACGGCGTGGTCGACGAGCAGACGTTCACCGACCTGACCACGCGCGGCGTGCGGCGCCTCGTGCTCGACCAGTCCGCTGTGGGCGACGCGCCGGGCACGAACCCGGTCCGCCTCGGCGAGCAGGGCGGCGGCGACGCGGCGGCACCCACCACGGCCGTGCGCATCGACGCGATGGTGTCGGACGCGTTGCGCGGCACCGCCCAGACCTTCGGCGGCGACCGCCCCACGCCCGTGTCCGTGCAGAACGCGCTGGCCGCGTTGGCGTACCGGACCGGCTTCCAGGGCGACGGCCGCAACCTCGTGATCGCGCCGCCGCGCCGGTGGAGCGCGCCGACCGGGGAGATCACCACGTTCCTGGACGTGACGGAGAACCTGGTCGCGAGCGGGTTCGCGACGCCGACCGGCCTGGCCACCGTCCTGGACGGCCCCGCGCCCGAGCAGATCGCGACGCTGGGCTACCCGGTCGACGCGGGTGTGCGCGAGGTGTCGCCGACGATCACCGCCGCGGTCGGCGACTCGTACCGCGAGGTCGTGGGCATGGCCGACGCCATGCGCCAGGTCGACGCCGCGGACACGCCGGTCGCCGACCTGGTCGACCCGCTGCGGCTCGACCTGCTGCGCGTGGTGTCCGGCGCGTGGCGCGGGGACGAGAGCGGCGCGCGGGCCACGCTGGTGTCGGGCATGGCCGAGGTCGACGCGCTGCGCGGGCAGGTCACCGTGACCGAGCCGAACAGCCCGATCCTGCTCGGGTCGGGCGACAGTCCGATCCCGGTCACGATCCGCAACAACCTGGGTGTGCGCGTGGTCGTCCGGATCGTGCTGGAGGACGCGCCGGGCATCCGGGCCAAGGAGTTTCCCGACCAGGTCCTGCCCGCGCACGGCGAGCGGTTCATCAGCGTGCCGGTCGAGGTGCTGCGGTCGGGCCGGTTCAGCCTGCACCTGCGGTTGACCACGCCCGGTGGCGTCGAACTCGGCGAACGTGCCCGGCTGGAGGTTTCGTCGTCCGCGTACGGGACGATCACCCTTGTCATCACCTGCCTGGCCGCCGGTCTGCTGGTGCTGCTCGTGTCCCGCCGGATCTACCGGCGGGTGCGCGCGGTGCGGGCGGCGGCCGTGCTGGTACCCGACGACGCCGAAGGCGTCACCCCCGAGAAGTCGAGCGCGAGTTGA
- a CDS encoding NUDIX hydrolase, producing the protein MPVSPDHPGGLQPRRRGRRRGRRLTTVDETSAGGLVLDPGRGRAAVIGRLDRRGRLLWSLPKGHIEPGETAEQTAVREVAEETGIHSRVLRPLGSIDYWFVAEDRRVHKTVHHFLLEAVAGELSDEDVEVTEVAWVPLGELDERLAYADERRLVRRAVDLLTGSHPVRDGAESA; encoded by the coding sequence ATGCCCGTGTCGCCCGACCATCCCGGTGGTCTCCAGCCGAGGCGTCGCGGTCGACGTCGCGGCCGGCGGCTGACGACGGTCGACGAGACCTCGGCGGGCGGGCTGGTGCTCGACCCCGGACGGGGCCGGGCGGCGGTGATCGGCCGGCTCGACCGGCGCGGGCGGCTGCTGTGGTCGCTGCCCAAGGGACACATCGAGCCTGGTGAGACGGCCGAGCAGACCGCGGTGCGCGAGGTCGCCGAGGAAACCGGTATTCATAGCAGGGTGCTCCGGCCGCTCGGCTCGATCGACTACTGGTTCGTCGCCGAGGACCGGCGCGTGCACAAGACCGTCCACCACTTCCTGCTCGAAGCGGTGGCCGGCGAGCTTTCCGACGAAGACGTGGAGGTCACCGAGGTGGCGTGGGTGCCCCTGGGCGAACTGGACGAACGGCTCGCCTACGCGGACGAGCGCCGACTGGTGCGCCGGGCCGTCGACCTGCTCACCGGGTCGCACCCGGTGCGGGACGGAGCTGAGTCCGCGTGA
- a CDS encoding CCA tRNA nucleotidyltransferase: MELSNTFPVATDLAGRFAAAGHRLYLVGGSVRDAFLGRLSGDLDFTTDARPPQVLAVLKGWADAIWDVGIAFGTVGASKDGQTVEITTFRSDAYDRVSRNPEVTFGDTVEGDLVRRDFTVNAMAYDLLERRLIDPTGGRAALAAGVLDTPATPAESFGDDPLRMLRAARFAAQLGFTVAPRVSEAMKAMAGELGRITAERVQVELSKLLLGAHPRAGVELAVSTGLADVVLPELPAMRLEIDEHHQHKDVYSHSLTVLEQAIDLETDGPDLTLRLAALLHDIGKPGTRRFESGGGVSFHHHEVVGAKLVRKRLRALKYAKEIVADVAQLVYLHLRFHGYGGGEWTDSAVRRYATDAEHLLTRLHKLVRADCTTRNKRKANALQRTYDDLERRIERLAAEEDLARVRPDLDGNEIMRLLDLPPGPQVGQAWKFLKELRLDRGPLEHDEAVSELFAWAEREGIRTRG; encoded by the coding sequence GTGGAGTTGTCGAACACCTTCCCCGTCGCCACCGACCTCGCCGGCCGTTTCGCCGCGGCCGGACACCGCCTCTACCTGGTCGGGGGCAGCGTCCGCGACGCGTTCCTCGGCCGGCTGTCGGGCGACCTCGACTTCACGACGGACGCCCGGCCGCCGCAGGTCCTCGCCGTCCTCAAGGGCTGGGCGGACGCGATCTGGGACGTGGGCATCGCGTTCGGCACGGTCGGCGCGTCCAAGGACGGGCAGACCGTGGAGATCACCACGTTCCGGTCCGACGCCTACGACCGCGTGAGCCGCAACCCCGAGGTGACGTTCGGCGACACGGTCGAGGGCGACCTGGTCCGCCGCGACTTCACGGTCAACGCGATGGCCTACGACCTGCTCGAGCGCCGGCTGATCGACCCGACGGGCGGGCGCGCGGCCCTGGCGGCCGGCGTGCTGGACACGCCGGCGACGCCCGCCGAGTCGTTCGGCGACGACCCGCTGCGGATGCTGCGCGCGGCCCGGTTCGCCGCGCAACTCGGGTTCACCGTGGCGCCGCGCGTGTCCGAGGCGATGAAGGCCATGGCCGGCGAACTCGGTCGGATCACGGCCGAACGGGTACAGGTCGAACTGTCGAAACTGCTGCTGGGCGCGCACCCCCGGGCGGGCGTCGAGTTGGCGGTGTCGACTGGTCTGGCCGACGTCGTGCTGCCGGAACTGCCCGCGATGCGGCTGGAGATCGACGAGCACCACCAGCACAAGGACGTGTACTCGCACTCGTTGACCGTGCTCGAACAGGCGATCGACCTGGAGACCGACGGCCCGGACCTCACGTTGCGGCTGGCCGCGCTGCTGCACGACATCGGCAAGCCCGGCACGCGGCGGTTCGAGTCGGGCGGCGGGGTGTCGTTCCACCACCACGAGGTGGTCGGCGCCAAGCTCGTGCGCAAGCGCTTGCGGGCGTTGAAGTACGCCAAGGAGATCGTGGCGGACGTCGCCCAGCTCGTCTACCTGCACCTGCGGTTCCACGGCTACGGCGGCGGCGAGTGGACCGACTCGGCCGTGCGCCGCTACGCGACCGACGCCGAGCACCTGCTGACCCGGCTGCACAAGCTCGTCCGGGCGGACTGCACGACCCGCAACAAGCGCAAGGCCAACGCGCTCCAACGCACCTACGACGACCTCGAACGGCGGATCGAGCGCCTGGCCGCCGAGGAGGACCTGGCGCGCGTGCGCCCCGATCTGGACGGCAACGAGATCATGCGGCTGCTCGACCTGCCCCCGGGGCCGCAGGTGGGTCAGGCGTGGAAGTTCCTCAAGGAACTCCGCCTGGACCGCGGCCCGTTGGAGCACGACGAAGCCGTCTCGGAGCTGTTCGCGTGGGCCGAACGCGAGGGCATCCGGACCAGGGGGTAG
- a CDS encoding response regulator transcription factor translates to MTAWGLSTEGGTRARDLAVLSDQQRVVLRCLARGLADHEIARVLALSQRQVASVVADILRALGLRDRMAAVVFAHETGMIRLPVPNGLAG, encoded by the coding sequence ATGACCGCTTGGGGATTGTCCACAGAGGGGGGCACCCGGGCGCGTGACCTGGCGGTGTTGAGCGATCAGCAGCGGGTGGTCCTGCGGTGTCTGGCCAGGGGGCTGGCCGACCACGAGATCGCGCGGGTGCTGGCGTTGAGCCAGCGGCAGGTCGCCTCGGTGGTGGCCGACATCCTGCGGGCGCTGGGCCTGCGGGACCGGATGGCGGCGGTCGTCTTCGCCCACGAGACGGGGATGATCCGGCTACCGGTCCCGAACGGACTGGCGGGATAG
- a CDS encoding MFS transporter, whose product MTRGVTTEKHHLGVRRLLRIADFRRLLLSRLAAQWGDGLFQAGLAGAVLFNPERQSDPLDIAAGFAVLLLPYSIVGPFAGALLDRWDRRRVLVVANLVRGVFVLLTAMAVGAGLEGVPLYAAALIVTGVSRFVGSGSSASLPHVVTEDHLVEANAFVSTLGALTAVFGAGCAIGLRVALGAGDGGSSWTTATAVVGSLLAAAIASRFARGVLGPDEVDEPSGAFAAIARGLLDGARAAARTPSVVAALFALLAHRVGFGISLLLTLLLMRNTLQDFGPLKAGIAGLGEVAVSGGLGVLLAGIFTDRVVDRLGARRTVLCALGLAAAAQGLAAVIELVLGLPVLLPTVLCAAFFLTLGGQVVKLCVDAAVQSDIGDETRGRVFALYDTLFNTTQVVAIAIAAALVPLDGRSPGLVLAATATYLVGAAGYLLLSRQSVRDR is encoded by the coding sequence GTGACCAGGGGCGTGACGACGGAAAAGCACCACCTCGGCGTCCGCAGACTCCTGCGCATCGCCGACTTCCGGCGGCTGCTGCTGTCCCGGCTCGCCGCCCAGTGGGGCGACGGCCTGTTCCAGGCCGGGCTCGCGGGCGCGGTCCTGTTCAACCCCGAACGGCAGTCCGACCCGTTGGACATCGCGGCCGGGTTCGCCGTGCTGCTGCTGCCGTACTCGATCGTCGGTCCGTTCGCGGGCGCGTTGCTCGACCGGTGGGACCGGCGGCGGGTGTTGGTCGTGGCCAACCTCGTGCGCGGCGTGTTCGTGCTGCTCACGGCCATGGCCGTGGGTGCCGGGCTGGAGGGCGTCCCGCTCTACGCGGCGGCGCTGATCGTCACGGGCGTGTCCCGGTTCGTCGGCTCGGGTTCGTCGGCGTCGCTGCCGCACGTGGTCACCGAGGACCACTTGGTCGAGGCAAACGCGTTCGTGTCCACGCTCGGCGCGTTGACGGCGGTGTTCGGCGCGGGCTGCGCGATCGGGCTGCGCGTCGCGCTCGGCGCGGGCGACGGCGGCTCGTCGTGGACGACCGCGACGGCCGTGGTCGGGTCGCTGCTCGCGGCGGCGATCGCGTCCCGGTTCGCGCGCGGCGTGCTCGGACCGGACGAGGTCGACGAGCCCAGCGGGGCGTTCGCCGCGATCGCACGCGGCCTGCTCGACGGCGCACGGGCCGCCGCGCGCACGCCGTCCGTGGTCGCCGCGCTGTTCGCCCTGCTCGCCCACCGCGTCGGGTTCGGCATCTCGCTGCTGCTCACGTTGTTGCTCATGCGCAACACGCTCCAGGACTTCGGGCCGCTCAAGGCGGGCATCGCCGGACTCGGCGAGGTCGCCGTGTCCGGCGGTCTCGGCGTGCTGCTCGCGGGCATCTTCACGGACCGGGTCGTCGACCGGCTCGGCGCCCGACGGACCGTGCTGTGCGCACTCGGGCTCGCGGCGGCGGCACAGGGCCTGGCGGCCGTGATCGAACTCGTGCTCGGCCTGCCGGTGCTGCTGCCGACGGTCCTGTGCGCGGCGTTCTTCCTGACCCTGGGCGGCCAGGTCGTGAAGCTGTGCGTGGACGCCGCCGTGCAGAGCGACATCGGCGACGAGACGCGCGGTCGCGTGTTCGCCCTCTACGACACCCTGTTCAACACGACGCAGGTCGTCGCCATCGCCATCGCGGCGGCACTGGTCCCCCTGGACGGCCGGTCGCCCGGCCTCGTGCTCGCCGCGACGGCGACCTATCTCGTCGGCGCGGCCGGCTACCTGCTGCTATCCCGCCAGTCCGTTCGGGACCGGTAG
- a CDS encoding SdpI family protein, whose product MNIVLLVVSALVGAAFVAIGALGLRGLLHRNRFFGVRTKATLRDDETFALANRIAGVPTIVAGAVALVTAAAIAAKPETALVIGLVGLVGTLVIAGAGGVLGHRAAEAMPEPTPAGCGGCACAGGGCGVLTRA is encoded by the coding sequence GTGAACATCGTGCTGCTGGTGGTATCGGCCCTGGTCGGGGCCGCGTTCGTCGCGATCGGCGCGCTGGGCTTGCGGGGCCTGCTTCACCGGAACAGGTTCTTCGGTGTCCGCACCAAGGCCACGTTGCGTGACGATGAAACGTTTGCGCTGGCCAACCGCATCGCCGGTGTTCCCACGATCGTGGCCGGTGCGGTCGCGCTGGTGACCGCCGCGGCCATCGCCGCGAAGCCGGAGACCGCGCTCGTCATCGGCCTGGTCGGCCTGGTCGGCACGCTGGTGATCGCCGGTGCCGGCGGCGTGCTGGGCCACCGGGCCGCCGAGGCCATGCCCGAGCCGACGCCCGCCGGGTGCGGCGGCTGCGCATGCGCCGGCGGCGGGTGTGGCGTGCTCACCCGCGCCTAG
- a CDS encoding esterase-like activity of phytase family protein, producing MRLRTCVAVVVLALGVTAVPATAAPAGVRYLGQAVVPHKLQFRGTTVGGLSGIDRDPFTGRYVLISDDRGYTEPPRFYTANVRVTTSGVDSVEITDVRTLKRPDGSTYPSPAVDTANAIDPEELRVDPWTGGYWWAQEGDRPTGKPLVQPSIRQAGRDGAHVADFTLPRNYAIEPTTGPRRNQALEALTFSSAGFLVTSVVEGPLLQDGDVPTVDRGALTRLTVQTRGGDVVAQYAYPLEKLFAVPEPGPWGPDTGVPAILADPYTPGKYLTLERQWVPGAGYDVRIFEISVFGATDVRRLDTLNANVRPVHKKLVANLKDLPLPVVDNVEGITWGSVLPTGERTLLLVSDDNFSAEEFTRFIAVALR from the coding sequence ATGAGACTTCGCACCTGCGTCGCCGTGGTCGTCCTCGCGTTGGGCGTGACCGCGGTGCCGGCGACCGCCGCGCCGGCCGGTGTCCGCTACCTCGGACAGGCGGTCGTCCCGCACAAGCTCCAGTTCCGGGGCACGACCGTCGGTGGCCTGTCCGGCATCGACCGCGACCCGTTCACCGGCCGATACGTGCTGATCAGCGACGACCGCGGCTACACCGAGCCACCCCGGTTCTACACGGCGAACGTGCGGGTCACGACGTCCGGCGTCGACTCGGTGGAGATCACCGACGTGCGGACGTTGAAGCGGCCCGACGGCTCGACCTACCCCTCGCCCGCCGTCGACACCGCCAACGCGATCGACCCCGAGGAACTGCGCGTCGACCCGTGGACCGGCGGCTACTGGTGGGCACAGGAAGGCGACCGGCCCACCGGCAAGCCGCTCGTGCAGCCGTCCATCCGGCAGGCCGGGCGTGACGGGGCGCACGTGGCCGACTTCACCCTGCCGCGCAACTACGCCATCGAGCCGACCACCGGTCCGCGCCGCAACCAGGCGCTGGAGGCGTTGACGTTCTCCTCCGCCGGGTTCCTGGTGACCAGCGTCGTGGAGGGTCCGCTGCTCCAGGACGGCGACGTGCCGACCGTCGACCGGGGCGCGTTGACCAGGCTGACCGTGCAGACGCGCGGTGGCGACGTGGTCGCGCAGTACGCGTACCCGTTGGAGAAGCTGTTCGCGGTGCCCGAGCCGGGGCCGTGGGGACCGGACACGGGCGTGCCGGCGATCCTGGCCGACCCGTACACGCCCGGGAAGTACCTGACGCTGGAACGCCAGTGGGTGCCCGGCGCCGGGTACGACGTGCGGATCTTCGAGATCTCGGTCTTCGGCGCCACGGACGTGCGCAGGCTCGACACGTTGAACGCGAACGTGCGACCTGTGCACAAGAAGCTCGTGGCGAACCTGAAGGACCTTCCGCTGCCGGTGGTCGACAACGTCGAGGGCATCACGTGGGGCTCGGTCCTGCCCACCGGCGAACGCACCCTGCTGCTGGTCAGCGACGACAACTTCTCGGCCGAGGAGTTCACCCGGTTCATCGCGGTCGCGCTGCGCTGA